In Bacteroides cellulosilyticus, the genomic stretch ATAAGCGCATTGTAAGTGGAGGAAGTACCCTCACCATGCAAACGATCCGTCTGGCAAGAAACGAATCGCGTACTTTTGGAGAAAAGTTCATAGAAATGATCCTGGCCACCCGACTTGAGTTTCGCGCTTCAAAAGAGAAAATCCTGTCCATGTACATTTCACACGCTCCTTTCGGAGGAAACGTAGTAGGGCTCGATGCCGCTGCCTGGCGATATTTCGGACATCCCGCCGAAGAACTGTCCTGGGCAGAAGCAGCCATGCTGGCAGTACTTCCAAACGCGCCCGCTATGATTCATCTCTCCAAATCACGGCAATTATTACTCAATAAAAGAAACCGTCTGCTAAAACAACTATATGCACGAGAGATTATAGACAGCTCCACTTACGAACTGGCTATCAGCGAACCACTCCCCGACGAACCTCATCCACTCCCCCAAACCGCTCCCCATCTAGTCAGTCGCTTCTATCAGGAACGAAACGGGAAATATTCCGTATCAACCATCGACAGGGGTATTCAAACCCAAATAGAGAACGCAGCCAAACGTTGGAGCAATGAATTTAACCGGAGTGATATACGCAACCTGGCAATTCTGGTGATTGATATCCGAACCAATCAGGTTGTGGCTTATTGCGGCAATGTCAATTTCGAACGGAAGCAAGCCGGTAACCAAGTAGATGTTATTCAGGCACCCAGAAGCACGGGAAGTATTCTGAAACCATTTTTATATTACGCCATGTTGCAGGAAGGCAGTCTGCTACCTCATACGCTACTGCCCGATATACCGGTTAATATTAATGGTTTTACACCTCAAAACTTCAGTTTGCAATTCGAAGGTGCCGTTCCTGCTTCGGAAGCGCTTGCACGTTCATTGAATATTCCGGCAGTGACGATGCTACAAAGATATGGTGTTCCCAAGTTTCATACTTTCCTGAGGCAAATAGGCTTAAAAACAATCAACCGCCCGGCTTCCCATTATGGTTTATCACTCATTCTGGGCGGAGCGGAAGCTACCCTGTGGGATGTGACAAATGCGTATGCTTACATGGGGCGGAGTTTATTGCAGCTTCCACAAACAGAATGTAGTTTGCTGCTTGCGGACGCTGAAGGATCAGGAGAATCAGAAGTCTTCGCTTCGGAAAAATCGACGGATACTTTCCAACCGGGAGCCGTATGGCAAACCTTCAATGCGCTAACCGAGGTGAATCGTCCCGAAGAAATAGACTGGAAATCAATCCCCTCCATGCACCCCATTGCCTGGAAGACCGGAACAAGCCACGGATTCCGCGATGCCTGGGCCGTAGGAGTCACTCCTCACTATGCCGTAGGTGTATGGGTAGGAAATGCTACAGGAGAAGGTAAACCTGGTCTTGTAGGAGCACGGACAGCCGGTCCGGTTTTGTTTGATGTATTTAGTCTGCTACCTCCGACACGATGGTTCAGGCGTCCGGGAGATGTCTTTGTCAAGGCTGAGATATGCCGGAAATCCGGACACTTGAAGGGTAGGTTTTGCGAAGAAACAGATACTTTACTGATTCTTCCTGCCGGACTAAAGACGGAAGCTTGCCCTTATCATCACCTTATCACCCTTTCAGCCGATGAAACTCACCGTATCTACGAAAATTGCGCAAATTTGGAACCAACTATCCAGAAGTCCTGGTTCACTTTGCCACCTGTATGGGAATGGTATTACAAACAGCATCATCCGGAATACAATCCGCTCCCTCCCTTCAAACCGGGCTGCGGAGAGGATGCATTGCAACCCATGCAATTCATCTATCCATCTATGAATGCCCATATTGTGTTACCTAAACAAATGGATGGAAGTCCGGGCTTTCTAACCGCCGAACTGGCCCACGGCAATCCGAGTACCACCATCTTCTGGCACCTTGATAACACTTATCTTACCCAGACACAGGACTTTCATAAGATCTCACTACAACCCACGCCCGGAAAACATTCACTAACAGCGGTAGACGAAGCAGGAAATACAGTAACCACTACATTTTATATCAATTAGGGTTAATGAAACCGATTTTCCTAAAGACAGGTACGCGGACGACACGGATTGGGCGGACGAACGCGGATTTTTAATTCATTAATATTATTGTGCAATTCTTCTTTATCTGCGTTCGTCCGCCTAATCCGTGTCGTCCGCGTACCCATCCCCCCCTTGAACAGGTGATGTTTTTGTACAAAAAGATTCCATTTTAGTCTTTTTAATGAAAATACCTAAAAGAAGTGAGTGCATAGTTACCAAAAAGTGGCTACATTTGTATCCCGAAACAGTGTCAGAAGAAAACACCTTGTTCCGAAAAACAACCCCAACACTAGAATTAGTGAACATTGTTTTTTGTATATTTGTTAAATCTTAGAAGCGACAAGCTTTAATCAATTTATTAATACCAATTAAGTTATGAAAACCAATCTTAGTTCTCAAATCACTCTCAACAGAGTCTCCCCCAGGTATTATAGGCCTGAGAATGCATTTGAAAGGTCGGTATTGACCCGACTGGAAAAAATCCCAACCGACATCTACGAATCGGCAGAGGAAGGCGCCAACCACGTTGCCTACGAAATAGCTCAACTTATTCGTGATAAACAGAAAGCCGGACGTTTCTGCGTATTGGCATTACCGGGCGGTAATTCTCCCCGCAACGTATACTCAGCCCTTATCCGTATACATAAAGAGGAAGGTTTGAGTTTCCGCAACGTTATCATATTCAACCTTTACGAATATTATCCTCTTACATCAGATGCCATCAACAGCAACCTGAATGCCTTGAAGGAAATGTTCCTTGATCATGTGGACGTTGACAAGCAGAATATCTTTAGCCCGGACGGTACAATTCCTAAAGATACCATCTTTGAATATTGCCGCCTGTACGAGCAACGCATCGAAAGTTTCGGCGGATTGGATGCCGTATTACTGGGTATCGGGCGCGTAGGTAACATTGGTTTCAACGAACCGGGTTCTCGCCTGAACTCCACCACCCGTTTGATTTTACTGGACAACGATTCACGCAATGAAGCATCCAAAATGTTCGGTAGCATCGAAAGCACTCCGATCAGCTCCATAACAATGGGTGTTTCTACCATCCTGGCTGCCAAGAAAATCTATCTGATGGCATGGGGTGAAGACAAAGCCAAAATGGTAAAAGAGTGCGTAGAAGGTACTGTAACAGATACCATTCCGGCATCTTTCCTGCAAACTCACAACAATGCTCATGTAGTTATCGACCTTTCTGCTGCCGGTAACCTGACACGTATCCACCGTCCATGGCTAGTGACTTCCTGCGAATGGAACGACAAACTGATTCGTAGCGCCATCGTCTGGTTGTGCCAACTGACAGGCAAGCCGATCCTGAAACTGACAAACAAGGATTACAATGAAAATGGTTTGAGCGAACTGCTGGCTCTGTTTGGTTCGGCATATAATGTGAATATCAAGATCTTCAACGATCTGCAACATACCATCACCGGATGGCCGGGTGGTAAACCGAATGCGGACGATACCTATCGTCCCGAACGTGCGAAACCGTATCCGAAACGTATCGTTGTATTCTCTCCGCATCCCGATGATGACGTAATCTCCATGGGTGGTACAATCCGCCGCTTGGTAGAACAAAAGCATGACGTACACGTGGCTTACGAAACTTCCGGTAACATTGCCGTAGGTGACGAAGAAGTAATCCGCTTCCTGCATTTCATCAATGGTTTCAACCAGATCTTCAATAATAGCGAAGACAAGGTAGTTGTTGATAAATATGCAGAAATCCGTAAATTCCTGAAAGAGAAGAAAGACGGTGACATCGATACACGGGACATCCTCACAATTAAGGGTTTGATACGTCGTGGTGAAGCGCGCACCGCTTGTACGTACAATAATATACCTCTGGATCATTGCCACTTCCTTGACCTGCCGTTCTACGAAACTGGCAGAATACAGAAAGGTCCGTTGACCGAAGCTGATGTGGAAATTGTACGTAATCTGCTGCGTGAAGTGAAACCTCATCAGATATTCGTTGCCGGTGACCTCGCCGATCCGCATGGCACACACCGTGTCTGCACAGATGCCGTATTTGCTGCTATCGATCTGGAAAAAGAAGAAGGTGCAAAATGGTTGAAAGATTGCCGTATTTGGATGTATCGTGGTGCGTGGGCCGAGTGGGAAATTGAAAACATTGAAATGGCAGTACCTATCAGTCCGGAAGAACTGCGTGCAAAACGTAATTCAATCCTGAAACACCAGTCTCAGATGGAAAGTGCACCATTCCTGGGCAACGACGAACGTTTGTTCTGGCAACGTAGTGAAGACCGTAATCGTGGTACCGCCGCATTGTATGACAATCTCGGTTTGGCATCTTACGAGGCAATGGAAGCATTCGTGGAATATATTCCGCTGTAAATGTTTGCTAAATAGAAAGAAAAAGGTTGCAATGTTTTGTCACTGCAACCTTTTTCTATTCTACATTTTCATTAATTTTATTTTCACGTCATCTCCATCTCATCAATATTTTCTTCATAACTATGATTTTGTTCCACAAGTTATTCAGAGAACATGGCAACAGTTCCTTTATATTCGCCTTCGGGCAATTTGATTTCTCTTTTATTTCCATTAAGGACCACTTCCATGAATGTTTCTGTCTGAGTTGGATCTGAAGCATACACTTTCCACTTTTTCTTATAAGTACGCAGAATAAAAAGCCCTTTTTTATTGCTTTCAAACTTTAGTTTACCGGATAAGGAAACACTTCCAGCTTCATACAATGCAAGTAAATATGTCTCTTTATTCAGTTGGACTGCCTGACATTGACTGGTATTACTAATTATTTTAAATGAAGATAAGTCAAAGTGTTGTACTTCCTTAGGAGTGGTAGCCGGCAATATCACGTATTGATATGAGTCATTTTTTGGAAGAATTCCATGATTCATATAAATAGTAAACACATCTTTCGTCTGCAACTCGCTTTTAGGATATATCTTCATGATATCATTCCAAGAATTTGTACGCTGTTCAGAGAAAATACGCCCCTCGCCTTCCAACAAGATGTATCCGGTCTGATGGTGAAAAAAGCGCTGGGAATCCCCACAGGAAATTTTCAAATCTTTCACAGCTTCCCACTTTCCTTTATTCCAATACAATAAATTATCTCTTAGTACAGCCTGCTCCACAGAAGTATTCACCTGATAACTGCTATCAGAACGAATACCCGCTCCCAAACATAAGACATAATCTGGTGTAAAAATCCACGTCTTTCTAGCATAAAGCCCATCCCTTACCAAATCCATCGAAGTAAGGCCAATAGTGCCATCATTCACATTTCCCACAAATGAGCCTTTATTTTGCTTTTCAAGCCATCCCATTACATGGACAGCCTTATCTTCCTGATAGCAAGTCACACCAGGCACTTTACGCCAATCCCAACAAGGAAATATATCCGTATATTCATCACCATCCACATACGTGTAGAGAGCACCGTCTGCCAAATAATAACCTTTTACGTTATCCGTACCCGACTCTGTACCGATCACCCTGTCCGATGCCATTCTTACAGATGCCATCCAAGTGGGACGACGATGGATTGTCATATCAGATTTCCAGAAATGGTATTGTCCCAACAACGCAGTTGATGTATTCCCAAGATTTTCATCAATCAACATCTGGTATACATTACGGTCTTTACTATTCACTTGCGCCAATGCATTAGCTGAGAATAAGCTCGAAAAAGCCTTATTCCACTGTGCCTGCCTATAAAGTTGCCTTCCAAGATTATTTACATCCATCTTGTTTTTCCACAAGATTCTCCGCACACCTTCATTCGTATAGTTAGTGATAAGCTTAAAACGCTCCTGATCCAACGCCAATGAAGTGCCGTCAAGAATATATGCCCAAAAACTCATAGTAGCCAAATAAGCTGCACCATAATTCCCGACCTGCTGTTGAGGTCCGTGTTGATGAAAACTATAATCAACCTTGATCCCTTCTGCTTTGCCATAAGCCATTTTTATCTCATCATTCATGGCATTCCTTGCTTCCCGTACCAGTTGAATGTCATTTAGCAATAGTCCTTTCACCAACACATTGCCAGCTAGCCAAACTCTATTCTGGGCCGTCATCCCTATCTTTGCTTGGTTCATCACCTCAATAGCATACTTCTTCTCTTCCATCGACAACTGGTCTTCAAATAAAACAAATGCAGCTCCCAAGACTTTAGGTATACCTATTTCATTATACCACCAATTGGCAGCTACCGGCTTCATCCGGAACCAATACCCCATAGCCTTATGAATGGCCTCTGCAATCTCAGCTGATTTATAAAAGGTATGTTCCGAATTAGCATAAACTTTAGCCAACTCAAGCACACGGGCCGCATGAATCCGCGGAAGCCAACTGGCAGCCTTACTATTAGTGAAATCGAGCCCACTCCAACTACCTTGTTCACTTAAATCAGATAATAATTGACGAACGTGCCCAACTTCTATCGGGCAACGTTCCATTAATTCTACAACCATCTGGTCACCGACTACTTTCTCATGGGATCTCTGACACATCAGTCGTATCAATTGCTGCTCTGATTTATTCTTATATAATATACTCTCTATATACTTCTGCCTGATAACGGATAAATCATCCGCTTTTAGTCCCAAAGTAAACCCCAAAAGCAATAGGATAAAAATAGGACGTACTACATGTGATTCCATTTATTTTTTTATAAGTTCAAATTCCGTTGCTTTTAAATTATCCGAACTGCTTCCGACAAAGAGTTTAAAGTCACCCGGCTCTGTGACAAACTGTTTATCTGAATTAAAGAAACCTAGTTCTTGTTCAGACAAGGTAAATTCAATCTTTCGGGTTTCTCCAGGTGCCAATTCTACCTGCCGGATTCCACATAACTCAATAACCGGACGGGTCACAGAACTGACCACGTCCTGCAAATAGAGTTGAACGGTTTCTTTGCCCGTATATTGCCCCGTATTCGTAACAGAGGTAGTCAGCACTACCGGCTCTCCTGCTTTATATTCTTTTTTCGACATCACAGGAGCCGCAATTTCAAAAGTCGTATAACTCAAGCCATATCCGAACACATAGGCAGGTTTCACACTCTCATCCATATAACCGCTTACCCACAGATTGTTGGGCACCCAGGCACGTCCCGTACTTTTATGATTGTAATATAGCGGACACTGGCCTACGTGACGGGGAAATGTCATTGGCAACTTACCAGACGGATTATATTTACCAGTAAGCACATCCGCAATAGAATTGCCTGCTTCCGTACCAAGCCACCAAGTCATAAGAATAGCATCGGCATAAGGTTCCATATCGGAGAAAATCAACGGGCGCCCCCCCATAACTAAAGTGATAACAGGTTTCCCTGCCTTCTCTTTTATTTGTTTCACCATCAACTGCTGATTAGCATTGATGTTGATATCCACTTTCGATTTCGCTTCTCCAGACTCCATCGCACGCTCTCCTACTGATACAATAATCACGTCATACTCAGAAAAATCCGGTAATGGTTTCAATTCATTCGTTTCCAAATCATAACCTTCAATATAGGTAATTTTAGCTTTTGGTAAGGCCGCTTTCAGACCATCAAAAACAGAAATTACTTCTTCAGCCTTTCCAATGGCGGACCAATTTCCCATCATATCTTTTTTGGCTTTATTCAAAGGGCCGACTACAGCTATTTTACCAGCAGTGGATGTAACAGGCAAAACATTTTGGTTTTTCAGAAGGACGACTGAACCAGCCCCAGCTTCACGAGCCACTTTCCTGTGAGCAGCATTTACTTTCTTGTTTCCGATTTCCTTTTCACGATAGTTATAACGATAAGGATCATCAAACAAGCCTAATTCAAATTTCACTGTCAAAATCCGCTTTACAGCATCATCAATCAAGGTAATGTCTACAGCTCCCTGTTTTACCAAATTGACCAAATGTCTGGCATAAGTCATAGAATGCATATCCATGTCACAGCCTGCAATAGCGGCCAACCGACCGGCGTCCTCATTATCTTTTGCCATCCGATGCTTGGCAATCTCACCAACAGAGCCCCAATCACTGACTACAAAGCCTTTGAATCCCCATTCTCCTTTCAGAACATCTCTTAAAAGAGGCTTATGGGCAGTTGCCGGAATACCGTTTATTTCATTAAAAGCATTCATGAAAGTACCTACTCCGGCTTCTACCGCAGCCCGGAATGGTGGTAAATATACTTGTAGAAGTGTATGTTCCGAGATATCAGCTTCAGCATAATCCTTACCTGCTACCGCTGCTCCATAAGCAGCAAAATGCTTCGCACAAGCAAGAACTGTGTTTCTATCATTATAATCAGTACCCTGAAAACCTTCTACACGAGCCTTTGCTACCTGGCTACCATACCAAGGGTCTTCCCCAGCTCCTTCCATCGAGCGCCCCCAACGGGCATCCCTAGAAATATCGACCATTGGAGCAAACGTCCAGTGAATTCCATGGGCAGAAGTCTCAGCTGCTGCCACACTTGCCGTTTTTTTTATCAGCTCTAGATTAAAACTGGCAGCCTCAGCCATCGGTATCGGGAAAATGGTCCTCATCCCATGTACAACATCCAAACCAAAAATTAATGGGATTCTCAAACGGGACTGCATAGCCAAATCCTGATATTGCCTTGCACGCTCTACAGTCAATATATTGAAAATAGAACCTACCTCACCACGTTTGATTTCTTCCGTATGATTACGACTGTCAAGGGAAGGACCAGTCAGAAGCTTATTATTGGAATACTGAATCATTTGTCCTACTTTTTCTTCCACAGTCATAAGCTTCAGTACAGAATCTACCTGATGAGTATAATCCTTATTCCCTGTCTGGGCGGGCAAGGAAGTTGCCATGATACCCCAAATTATTGCACATAAAAGACTATTCTTTTTCATATCATCACTTATTATTATAGAACTCTTTCATCACATACCAAGCCTTTTTCCTAAATCCCTGATCAGAAATAAGCCCTTTCCGATTCCAACCTTCCTGATTCGTAGGATGAAAACGATACGGAGAACGGAAATCAAATAGTATCCAAGGAGAGATACCGGCCAAATTTTTCACATTGTTGAACATCTCCAGATTATCTCTAAACAGCTTTTCCTGATATTCTTCGCTCCATGAACTGGTTACCGTAGAATCTCCCGATTGCCCGTAAAGGGCTTCACCACCAAATTCAGAAAAAATCAACGGTTTACCAGGAGCCACATTCCAACACACTTCCGAAGGATCTGACGGCCAGGCATGATACCACCCCATATATTTATTAATCGATACTACATCCAACTCTTCGATAAAAGAATCGTTCATTTCAAAAGCCTTCGTTTCAGGATTTAGTTTCGGTAAGTCAAAAGCTGCTGTTATCAGACGGGTAGTGTCCATCTCGTGACAGTGCTCGACAAGGCTCTTCAGAAAAGCATTGCGGGCTTCGGAAGGGGCCGTTTCATTGGCAACTCCCCAAAAGGTCAAGGCACACCTATTCCTGTCACGCATAACCATTTCCGTATACATTCTTTGCGCCTTCATACGCGTCCCGGCATTTTTAAAATCAATTCCTTGCCAGATAGGAATTTCTTCCCATAACATAATACCCATCTTTTCAGCCAGACGAACGATATATTCATTCTGCGGATAATGCGCCAGACGTACTAAATTGGCACCTAATTCCTTTGCTTCAGAAAGTAATGCTACAGCATCCTGCTCTGAAAATGCTCTTCCCTGGCGTTGAGCTATCTCTTCATGGAAACTGATTCCTTTCATAAAGATCGGAGTGTCATTCAGATAAATCCTCGTCCCTTTCACACTAAGATTACGAAAACCTATATTCTCTTTCACATGATCCGTTGCAGAAGAAACTGTGACCTGGTAAAGTTTAGGGTTTTGGGGCGACCAACGTTCCAGTTTCTTAGCACGGAAAGATGTTTTCGCCATTCCTTGTCCGTCAGTCTGTACTTCAGATGCGATTTTCAGTTCAGGAATTTCAATTCTCACTTTCTGACCCGCTTTCTGCTCTGACAGTTGCAAGGTTGCATGAATATAATCCGGCTTGTATTTATCCAGTTGTATAAAGTAATTGCTGATATATACTTTAGGAGTACGTACCAACATCACATCACGCGTTATGCCGCCATAATTCCACCAGTCAAATGACAGCGCAGGAATTGCATCTACCGTCCGGGTATTATTCACTTCCACAGCCAGAAAGTTTTCTCCTGCTTTTACCAAATCAGTGATATTGAACTGAAATGGCGTAAATCCACCTTCATGAGCACCTATCTCTTTTCCATTCAGATAGACCCGGCAACGGTAACTCACAGCTCCGAAGTGGAGAAACAGGTTCTCATCCTGATTTTTACTCACCTCAAATTTACGGGCATACCACACCGTACCTTCATAATATTTAAGCTCTGGAAGCTGCGAATTCCAGTCAGAAGGTACATTCAAACGTAGCCCTCCTTCGAACTCATACTCTTTAAAGTCAGCTTTATTTCTTAAAGGTCTGTTCTTATAGATAGAGGTTCGCCGACCTTGCTGATAAGGATCAATAATAGCATTCCACTTTCCATTCAAGAAAGTGTATTGTCTGCCATATACATTCGTCAGCAACTCCTGAGCACCAACGTACTGGCCATTACAGATAGTTATCAGAAATAAAATCCAACCTAAAAATTTCTTCTTCATAAGTATTTCTCTATTACTTTTTATAAATTTTCATTGCACATCCTCCACCTTCTGCCAAATTCACCGTTAGTTTACGATTTTGGGGAACAAAGATAACAGACTTCCGATAATCAGAAGCTATCTTATCTGCATTTATACCATCTTTATAAAGTTCAATTGTCCATTCACCTCCGCCCAGAAATGACAAATCAAATTCCATTGTACGCTTTTTCCAATTGGTCAACGCTCCCACATACCAAACATCTCCTTTACGACGGGCCATTGAGATATATTCTCCTATTTTTCCATTCAAGGCTTTTGTTTCATCCCACACTGTCGGAATATCTGAAATATAAGAGGTACACTCAGATTCACGTTCATAGAGAACAGGGCTATCACACAACATGGATAACGGAGCTTCGAATATTACATATTCAGCCAGCTGGCGGCAACGAGTTCCCATACTCATAGGTTCTTCATTAATAGCGCGAAAATTACGTTTATTGCCATTTTTCATTGCGCCCTGGGTATAATCTACAGGTCCTGCTATCATACGAATGAAAGGCATAGTCACATCATAGGTAACCTGATCCACATTCTCACTGCCAGAAAATTTCAACTGTTCCAAGCCATGCACGCCTTCAAAATTAACTACATTTGGATAAGTACGATTCATTCCTGTCGGCTTATAAGTACCATGATAATCTAACATTAAATGGTATTTTGCAGCTATCTCAGCCCCACGATAGTGAAAATCAACCATTGCTTGATCGTCACGGTCCATGAAGTCTACCTTGAATCCCTTAATACCCAATTCTGAATAATGCTTGCAGATTCTTTCCAAATCACGTTCAAAAGCATAATAACCGGCCCACAAGATCAGCCCTACATGTTTAGAATCAGCATAAGCAACCAACTCTTTCAAATCTATTTCCGGCACAACCTGAAATAAATCAGCTTTTAGGCCTACGGCCCAGCCCTCATCCAAAATCACATACTCAATACCATGCTTAGAAGCAAAATCAATATATGCTTTATAGGTAACATTATTCACACCAGCTTTGAAATCCACGCCGGACAACCCGCAACTGTTCCACCATTCCCAAGCCACCTTTCCAGGCTTAATCCATGAAGTATCCTCCAAGCGAGAAGGAGCTGCCAGTTTATAAACCATATCATTATCAAGGAGTTCTTTATCATCAGAAGATACAATAGCAATGCGCCAGGGAAAACTTCGTCTGCCGGAACACTTCGCAATATAATCTTCTCTTGCAGTAACCAGCTTTTGTAATTTGTTGTGCCCACCTTGTACCGTTTCTTTCGGATACGGAGCAAAAACACCTTTCAAAGAATTAGACTGATTCGCATTGCGAACAAACATGCCGGGATAACTCTCCACATCTGCTTCTGCAATACAAAGCTTCTTTCCATCTTTCAATTCCACAACAACCGGAGTAAAAGCCAATTGATTAGTACCCATTTCACTTAGATTGACATGTGTATAGACATTC encodes the following:
- a CDS encoding glycoside hydrolase family 97 protein, which encodes MRRFCLTLTFLSAFLSFSIAQKQYQLKSPNGKLELSIEAGDKICYSLKHENTAIIVSSPISMSLSNNKILGVKSKVKNMRRRVIDENITTAIYKRSEIKNRCNELSFTFKDGFQLEFRAYDEGVAYRFIVTENKPFNVIAEEATFNFDDDYMTYIPYVRGGKNKKVEDQFFNSFENVYTHVNLSEMGTNQLAFTPVVVELKDGKKLCIAEADVESYPGMFVRNANQSNSLKGVFAPYPKETVQGGHNKLQKLVTAREDYIAKCSGRRSFPWRIAIVSSDDKELLDNDMVYKLAAPSRLEDTSWIKPGKVAWEWWNSCGLSGVDFKAGVNNVTYKAYIDFASKHGIEYVILDEGWAVGLKADLFQVVPEIDLKELVAYADSKHVGLILWAGYYAFERDLERICKHYSELGIKGFKVDFMDRDDQAMVDFHYRGAEIAAKYHLMLDYHGTYKPTGMNRTYPNVVNFEGVHGLEQLKFSGSENVDQVTYDVTMPFIRMIAGPVDYTQGAMKNGNKRNFRAINEEPMSMGTRCRQLAEYVIFEAPLSMLCDSPVLYERESECTSYISDIPTVWDETKALNGKIGEYISMARRKGDVWYVGALTNWKKRTMEFDLSFLGGGEWTIELYKDGINADKIASDYRKSVIFVPQNRKLTVNLAEGGGCAMKIYKK